A window from Thermodesulfobacteriota bacterium encodes these proteins:
- a CDS encoding cupin domain-containing protein has translation MLTKKLADHLIVHSPYCGEIREIISGRDYDKLGIAVAVDIKPTTAHYHKTFDEIYFVLDGELELEFYDPDADKTWNEVLSANELVVVSKGVHHKVVRASDHNRLCVVSVPPFHADDENPSAKI, from the coding sequence ATGCTCACGAAGAAACTTGCGGACCACCTTATCGTGCATTCCCCCTACTGCGGCGAGATAAGGGAAATAATTAGCGGGAGGGATTACGACAAGCTCGGCATAGCGGTTGCAGTCGATATCAAGCCCACCACGGCGCATTATCACAAAACCTTCGACGAGATCTACTTCGTTCTCGACGGCGAGCTCGAGCTCGAGTTCTACGACCCGGATGCGGATAAGACCTGGAACGAAGTATTGTCCGCGAACGAGTTGGTAGTTGTCTCGAAAGGCGTGCATCATAAAGTCGTCCGAGCATCCGACCACAACAGGCTTTGCGTCGTGAGCGTCCCGCCGTTCCACGCGGACGATGAAAACCCGTCGGCGAAGATCTGA
- a CDS encoding MoxR family ATPase, whose protein sequence is MKFEGTENYISTRDLNLAVNASITLQRPLLIKGEPGTGKTMLAFEVAEALGKELITWHVKSTTTAQQGLYEYDAVSRLRDSQLGDERVNDISHYIKKGKLWEAFDSDEQVVLLIDEIDKADIEFPNDLLLELDRMEFYCYELHKTIRAKERPIVIITSNNEKELPDAFLRRCFFHYISFPDRETLKAIVKVHHPKLEDKLIDNAMGIFYDLREIDGLKKKPSTSELIDWLKLIIVGKITEAELGSVDLAEKLPPFAGALLKNEQDQELLTRIRLRFRR, encoded by the coding sequence ATGAAATTTGAAGGCACTGAAAATTATATATCCACGAGGGACTTGAATCTCGCGGTAAACGCTTCCATCACACTTCAGCGGCCGTTACTAATTAAGGGCGAGCCCGGAACGGGCAAGACCATGCTCGCCTTCGAGGTGGCCGAAGCCTTGGGCAAAGAGCTTATCACCTGGCACGTGAAATCAACCACGACCGCGCAGCAAGGGCTTTACGAATACGACGCCGTGTCCAGGCTCCGCGATTCCCAGCTCGGCGACGAGCGCGTCAACGACATCTCGCATTACATAAAAAAGGGGAAGCTCTGGGAAGCGTTCGATTCAGACGAGCAGGTCGTGCTGCTGATCGACGAGATAGACAAGGCCGATATCGAGTTTCCGAACGACCTGCTTCTTGAGCTCGACAGGATGGAATTCTACTGCTACGAGCTCCACAAGACAATCAGGGCAAAGGAGCGGCCTATCGTGATAATAACCTCGAATAACGAAAAGGAGCTCCCGGACGCGTTTCTGAGGAGATGCTTCTTCCATTACATCAGCTTCCCCGACAGGGAAACGCTCAAGGCGATAGTGAAGGTGCATCACCCCAAGCTCGAGGACAAGCTCATCGATAACGCTATGGGCATATTCTACGACCTACGGGAAATAGACGGCCTCAAGAAGAAGCCCTCAACGAGCGAGCTCATAGACTGGCTCAAGCTCATCATCGTGGGAAAGATAACGGAGGCCGAGCTCGGCTCAGTCGACCTCGCGGAGAAGCTCCCACCCTTCGCGGGAGCGCTCCTCAAGAACGAGCAGGACCAGGAGCTGCTCACCCGGATAAGGCTCAGGTTCAGGCGATGA
- a CDS encoding VWA domain-containing protein — translation MFLDFFLLLKKDGIPVTIKEYLTFLEALDEGIAEYSVDDFYYLSRTSLVKHEHHLDRFDLLFKYFFEGVEKINVDDLMKIPGDWLRKSFVNALTDEEKALIKSMGGLDKLLERLKELMREQKSRHQGGNTWIGTGGTSPFGAYGFNPEGIRIGQEEGRNRRAVKVWDKREFKDLDDGIELQTRNMKMALRRLRILTREGVKEELDLEKTIDRTSRNAGLLELEMVPAKKNNVKVLLFLDIGGSMDDHIELCSRLFSAAKYEFKHLEHFYFHNCLYEFVWKNNRRRWQETVPTFQVLHTYNSDYKVIVVGDASMSPYELLYQNGSVEHNNDEPGFVWLERLKSQYPDIVWLNPVPVKQWKYTESIGMVRKFMNDRMFPLTLSGLQNAIKALKDKKVKFEGH, via the coding sequence ATGTTTCTGGATTTTTTTCTATTGCTTAAAAAAGACGGCATCCCGGTAACGATAAAGGAATACCTCACGTTTCTCGAAGCCCTCGACGAGGGCATAGCCGAGTACAGCGTCGACGATTTCTACTACCTCTCGCGCACCTCTCTCGTCAAGCACGAGCACCATCTCGACAGGTTCGACCTGCTGTTCAAATATTTCTTCGAAGGGGTCGAGAAGATAAACGTAGACGACCTCATGAAGATCCCCGGGGACTGGCTCCGTAAGAGCTTCGTCAACGCCCTTACGGACGAGGAGAAGGCGCTGATAAAGTCCATGGGCGGCCTCGACAAGCTTCTCGAGCGCCTTAAGGAGCTGATGCGGGAGCAGAAAAGCAGGCACCAGGGCGGAAACACATGGATAGGGACTGGAGGCACTTCTCCTTTCGGGGCTTACGGGTTCAATCCCGAAGGCATAAGGATAGGGCAGGAAGAGGGGAGGAACAGGAGGGCTGTAAAGGTCTGGGACAAGCGGGAGTTCAAAGACCTCGACGACGGCATCGAGCTTCAGACGAGGAACATGAAGATGGCGCTCAGAAGACTCCGCATACTCACGCGCGAAGGGGTGAAGGAGGAGCTCGACCTCGAGAAGACGATAGACAGGACTTCGAGGAACGCCGGACTGCTGGAGCTCGAGATGGTCCCAGCGAAAAAGAACAACGTGAAGGTGCTCCTCTTCCTCGATATCGGGGGGTCGATGGACGACCACATAGAGCTCTGTTCGCGGCTGTTCTCGGCCGCCAAATATGAATTCAAGCATCTGGAGCATTTCTATTTCCACAACTGTCTCTATGAGTTCGTCTGGAAAAACAACCGGCGCAGGTGGCAGGAAACTGTCCCCACTTTCCAGGTGCTCCACACGTACAACAGCGATTACAAGGTTATTGTCGTGGGCGACGCCTCCATGTCTCCATACGAGCTCTTATATCAGAACGGGAGCGTCGAGCACAATAACGACGAGCCTGGGTTCGTGTGGTTAGAGCGTTTGAAGTCCCAGTATCCCGACATCGTCTGGCTCAATCCCGTGCCCGTCAAGCAGTGGAAATATACCGAGTCTATCGGGATGGTGAGGAAGTTCATGAACGACCGCATGTTCCCCCTCACCCTTTCAGGACTGCAGAATGCTATCAAGGCCCTAAAAGACAAGAAGGTGAAGTTCGAGGGACATTAG
- a CDS encoding VOC family protein, whose product MPLAIDHINIVVSDLERSVKFYTELLGFNESKRAHLEGEWIESIVGLNGVVADVAFIVAPAGEPRIELLCYKTPQGEAIPANSLANTVGIRHIAFRVDDIYAASEKLKNAGVKLIGEPVVVPETVVTHDAGHKMLCYFHDPDGVLLEITEYK is encoded by the coding sequence ATGCCCCTCGCTATAGACCACATCAACATCGTAGTTTCGGACCTCGAAAGATCCGTGAAATTTTATACGGAGCTCCTCGGATTCAATGAATCGAAGAGGGCGCACCTAGAAGGCGAGTGGATAGAGTCGATCGTGGGGTTGAATGGCGTCGTCGCGGACGTCGCGTTCATCGTCGCCCCCGCGGGCGAGCCGAGGATAGAGCTCCTATGCTATAAGACACCGCAGGGCGAAGCAATCCCCGCTAATTCCCTCGCGAACACGGTCGGGATAAGGCACATCGCGTTTAGGGTGGATGATATATATGCGGCTTCTGAAAAGCTGAAGAACGCTGGGGTGAAGCTCATAGGCGAGCCCGTCGTCGTCCCCGAGACCGTTGTCACTCACGACGCGGGTCACAAGATGCTCTGCTACTTTCACGACCCGGACGGAGTGCTCCTCGAAATTACCGAGTACAAGTGA
- a CDS encoding thioredoxin family protein: MKSKLSLIAASGIIVLMLSYSAHAETEIQDDESRQTPGSHSSADESNIYDLAGSQSGFDKIEVISRGTLIDLIEHLVPGKYTAFYFYADWCRPCRVLKPKLEDFVESGEKLALREIDIINWENPLVMYYKLPSIPYFIIYGPDGEFLERGPGISNEVMREVSAPD, encoded by the coding sequence ATGAAATCGAAGTTAAGCCTGATCGCCGCTTCAGGAATTATCGTACTAATGTTGTCTTATTCCGCGCACGCCGAAACCGAAATACAGGACGACGAAAGCCGGCAGACGCCGGGATCGCACTCAAGCGCCGATGAATCGAATATTTACGACCTCGCCGGATCGCAGAGCGGGTTCGACAAGATAGAGGTCATAAGCAGGGGGACGCTCATTGACCTTATCGAGCATCTGGTGCCCGGAAAGTATACGGCATTCTATTTTTATGCCGACTGGTGCAGGCCCTGCAGGGTATTGAAACCGAAGCTCGAAGATTTCGTCGAAAGCGGCGAGAAGCTCGCTTTGAGAGAGATAGACATAATAAACTGGGAGAACCCCCTCGTAATGTATTACAAGCTTCCGTCTATCCCCTACTTTATTATCTACGGCCCCGACGGGGAATTCCTCGAGCGCGGGCCCGGTATTTCCAACGAAGTAATGAGAGAAGTTTCAGCCCCTGATTAA
- the purU gene encoding formyltetrahydrofolate deformylase, which yields MRRKEENDKNRSAILLVHCPDRKGLVAAITEFIFKNEGNIIYLDQHVDTQEKVFFMRVEWDLKNFTIPAGKIGEYFQTLIAEKFGMKWSLYFSDYTPRMAIFVSKLPHCLHDILSRWQSEQWNVDIPLIISNHGELEPVAATHGIDFHVTPGVKENKKASEKKQLDLLKEYDIDFIVLARYMQILSEDFVSRYPDRIINIHHSFLPAFPGARPYHSAHERGVKIIGATSHYVTADLDSGPIIEQNVVRITHKDSVEDLIRKGRDLEKVVLSQAIWYHLKRKILVYGNRTLIFD from the coding sequence ATGAGAAGGAAAGAAGAGAACGATAAAAACCGCTCCGCGATACTTCTGGTGCACTGCCCGGATAGGAAGGGTCTCGTCGCCGCCATTACGGAATTCATATTCAAGAACGAAGGCAATATCATATACCTCGACCAGCACGTGGACACCCAGGAGAAGGTCTTCTTCATGCGGGTCGAATGGGACCTCAAGAATTTCACGATCCCGGCAGGGAAGATCGGAGAGTATTTCCAGACGCTCATCGCCGAGAAATTCGGCATGAAATGGAGCCTCTATTTCTCCGATTATACACCGCGCATGGCCATATTCGTCTCGAAGCTCCCCCATTGCCTCCATGACATCCTCTCCCGCTGGCAGTCCGAGCAGTGGAACGTCGATATACCTCTCATAATAAGCAACCACGGCGAGCTCGAACCCGTAGCCGCGACGCACGGTATAGATTTTCATGTCACCCCCGGCGTGAAGGAAAACAAAAAGGCGTCCGAGAAAAAACAGCTCGACTTGCTCAAGGAGTACGATATCGATTTCATCGTGCTTGCCAGATATATGCAGATACTGAGCGAAGACTTCGTATCCCGTTACCCGGACAGGATAATCAACATACACCACTCGTTCCTTCCGGCCTTCCCCGGGGCAAGGCCCTACCACTCGGCTCACGAGAGGGGCGTGAAGATCATCGGCGCGACGAGCCATTACGTCACAGCCGACCTCGATTCGGGACCCATAATCGAGCAGAACGTCGTCCGCATAACCCACAAGGACAGCGTCGAGGATCTGATAAGAAAAGGGAGGGACCTCGAGAAGGTAGTGCTCTCCCAGGCCATCTGGTACCACCTCAAACGGAAGATACTTGTTTACGGGAACCGCACGCTGATTTTCGATTGA
- a CDS encoding metallopeptidase family protein: MNRKKFEDLVERAYQKIPEQFRNKIDNVVIKVEDHPTADDKEKLEIRGEGLLLGLYRGTPLHLRSVWEGIRLPDEIVLYQKDIEKVCRNDREIEERIDEVLKHELGHYFGLSDDEIYELMGRD, encoded by the coding sequence TTGAACAGAAAAAAGTTTGAAGACCTGGTGGAAAGGGCTTATCAAAAGATACCGGAACAGTTCAGGAACAAGATCGATAACGTGGTTATCAAGGTCGAGGATCACCCCACCGCAGACGACAAGGAAAAACTTGAAATAAGGGGCGAAGGGCTCCTGCTCGGACTATACAGGGGGACCCCTCTGCATCTCCGCAGCGTGTGGGAGGGCATAAGGCTGCCGGACGAAATAGTGCTCTATCAGAAAGACATCGAGAAGGTATGCAGGAACGACCGTGAGATCGAGGAAAGAATCGACGAAGTGCTCAAGCACGAGCTCGGGCATTACTTCGGACTCTCGGACGACGAGATTTACGAGCTGATGGGAAGGGACTGA